The following proteins are encoded in a genomic region of Ornithodoros turicata isolate Travis chromosome 6, ASM3712646v1, whole genome shotgun sequence:
- the LOC135399268 gene encoding caspase-3-like encodes MGTYERDSRPLVQELSVPLPSNDYVNIIEALSETEKRQFAFLLYSVSTGLHKNSLCEFVNQPASIEVLISALRAAPVSKDTLVREILYIMKKFALLRKEMHVCKRHAGLEFRQPKVISEFWKSLAQFCNECLDEEAKKIYECLLPNQQMMSWSSEAVLLDLIERGIIQEGDVSKLRDCLQKDLEIHELRYALNAATEKNYYSMTHSPHGRAVILNHNSFIVDPENLALQLGERRGSKKDVADLEKLWRDFDFSVSVLNDLTLEDIEKVLRQVLDEASDASDAFVLVILSHGFNGGFYTHDSKKCSLERIEQILCDETEALLNKPKIICVQACQVEDFESASEQGRSPGPVNSTNKSKSAMGRADRIKFMSTIPNHVSYRDPENGSIFIQHFIKVLRKYWNECSLQDMGTMINNEVRRTPILVRDNGEELEWKDQVSEVSYALTKNLYLKMR; translated from the exons ATGGGTACGTACGAAAGAGATTCAAGGCCACTGGTGCAAGAACTTTCAGTACCTTTGCCATCAAATGACTACGTGAACATAATCGAAGCGCTGTCGGAGACAGAAAAACGACAGTTCGCATTCCTGCTGTACAGTGTATCTACTGGGTTGCACAAAAATTCACTGTGTGAATTTGTAAACCAGCCTGCCTCAATTGAGGTGTTGATATCAGCATTGCGAGCAGCACCTGTAAGCAAGGACACACTAGTACGCGAAATTTTGTACATTATGAAAAAGTTTGCATTGCTCAGAAAGGAGATGCATGTCTGCAAGCGGCATGCTGGTCTAGAATTTCGGCAACCAAAGGTGATATCCGAATTCTG GAAAAGCTTAGCCCAATTTTGTAATGAGTGCCTGGATGAAGAAGCCAAAAAGATCTACGAGTGTCTTCTGCCAAATCAGCAAATGATGTCCTGGTCATCGGAAGCAGTGCTTTTGGATCTGATAGAGAGGGGGATTATCCAAGAAGGTGACGTTTCTAAATTGCGCGATTGCCTGCAGAAGGATTTGGAAATCCACGAACTCCGCTATGCACTGA ATGCAGCAACAGAAAAGAACTACTACTCCATGACCCACTCCCCGCATGGAAGAGCAGTGATACTGAACCACAATTCGTTCATCGTCGATCCGGAGAACCTGGCTTTGCAGCTCGGTGAACGCAGAGGTTCTAAAAAGGATGTCG CTGATCTGGAGAAGTTGTGGAGAGACTTCGACTTCAGCGTCTCCGTCTTGAACGACCTGACCTTGGAAGACATCGAGAAAGTTCTCAGACAAGTTCTTGACGAAGCATCCGATGCATCAGATGCATTCGTGTTAGTCATATTATCGCATGGTTTCAATG GTGGATTTTACACGCACGATTCTAAGAAATGTAGTTTAGAAAGAATAGAGCAAATATTGTGCGACGAAACGGAGGCATTGTTAAACAAGCCAAAGATCATTTGTGTTCAGGCCTGCCAGGTAGAAGATTTTGAGTCTG CCTCGGAACAAGGAAGGTCCCCAGGCCCGGTCAATTCTACAAACAAAAGCAAGTCTGCTATGGGAAGAGCAGACAGGATAAAGTTTATGTCGACAATACCAAA CCATGTGTCCTATAGAGACCCAGAGAATGGCAGCATATTCATTCAGCACTTCATCAAGGTGCTACGAAAGTATTGGAATGAGTGCAGCCTCCAGGACATGGGCACCATGATAAACAACGAAGTGAGGCGTACGCCCATTCTTGTACGAGACAATGGAGAGGAGTTGGAATGGAAGGACCAGGTTTCAGAAGTTTCATACGCGTTAACAAAGAATTTGTATCTGAAGATGAGATAA
- the LOC135399275 gene encoding nucleolar protein 6-like: MTKKKLTVCAPVKKAVKKVEVAPAFEDEFSDEECADSADEGDVVWDMEDDSKEDSTVPEKRQAEPGESHPKKKFKLSKRELYKPPTAEELNSLKEVETLFHSNLFGLQLSDLLKTIKLKEKHVLELNEWLEFFKKALQSLPPWKSARVKPEKFLKKVKLPLKASTPADPKCRFRFVPPVTVKPVGSFVLNATRGPDYLVDIALEMPADCFEKTDFLNQRYHRKRALYLATIAAHLKKSEFVEEMAFQFHHGTTTMPVLLLKPAGKAGKHFKVCLLPYPSSNVFKLSRFIPRRSNVRASWFFGSDNDGLTEELPSPCYNASVLSDLRMVALNDYFVEKLGSHQAVQDVIVLLKQWLHKRDLDQGYGTFSGFLIMAYVAYLLKNRKISTMMSSYQAMRYVLLSLSQSDWMEEPISLCSESQQNQPTIEEFSEHYPLVFVDPSGFLNLCAHTSVESYLRVKHEAHLAITFLDSCSADSFQALFMTRVPFYRTFDLFIRLDKSDIESALDSLTLRDQLADADGNESYVAAHAVCSILRRGLNRRISLLSARLTASPEWGLNVTPPEPEAWVDFGIILNSPECYNLVDKGPPADAPEALEFRNFWGDRSELRRFQDGSILEAVVWNAKLACEQREIVLSIVRYLLRQYVHVEGVTCVGDFLDPVLRLSKVTWPQRAPYGTGEETNLIVIKTYDEFSKQLRKLSDLPLEVSSVQGISAVLRSTEVFPPFKGVLSTDFGMAYTVDDKYLLPVATKAHFHHLVIPVEVIVHMEASGKWPDDLDALQRVKAAFHIALAKELKQQCSLPTLVRPGYIDILKEGFVFRVRIACHKEITLAKVQVTPDGMVKMKDTEASLHLEYLTERLPGLTSSLHGLQQQHGTFGAACRLAKRWVSAQFLYGHVPDECVEILVASVYLTPAPYAVPNSPRVAFQRFLALLVNHDWSTQPLIVDFADKLTKEKCAEVQSTFINSRSTLPAMFITTPFDGNHLSPWTRQAPTGQILCRLVALAKASLQVLEQQISCPVDIDVKQIFRAPLDPYDVLIHLDEARIPNVYQGVDYSEGVSVKPVLKLLFPVVGVDVVSCYVQALRDAYGDLALFFYDHYGGKCVGVLWKPKAFEPQPFKISAVPGRMLNGEGKLIPNVEAILEDFGVIGQGLVASVEARTSKWKI, from the exons ATGACGAAAAAGAAATTAACC GTATGTGCACCTGTAAAAAAGGCAGTGAAGAAGGTCGAGGTTGCTCCAGCCTTTGAAGACGAGTTCAGCGATGAAGAGTGCGCAGATTCTGCAGACGAAGGGGATGTGGTGTGGGACATGGAAGATGACAGCAAAGAAGATAGTACCGTGCCCGAAAAACGACAGGCGGAACCGGGAGAATCTCACCCGAAGAAAAAGTTCAAACTGTCGAAAAGGGAGCTATATAAGCCTCCAACTGCAGAAGAGCTAAACAGCCTCAAAGAAGTCGAAACGTTATTTCACTCAAATTTGTTTGGACTTCAG CTCTCGGATCTTCTCAAAACAATTAAGCTGAAAGAAAAACATGTGCTTGAGCTCAACGAGTGGCTGGAGTTCTTCAAAAAGGCACTGCAATCCCTTCCACCATGGAAATCAGCTCGG GTCAAGCCAGAAAAGTTTCTGAAAAAGGTGAAACTTCCACTAAAAGCAAGCACTCCGGCAGATCCAAAATGCAGGTTTCGTTTCGTGCCACCCGTTACCGTGAAACCAGTTGGAAGCTTCGTATTGAATGCCACTAGGGGGCCAGATTACCTCGTCGACATTGCTCTCGAAATGCCTGCG GACTGCTTCGAAAAGACAGATTTTCTTAACCAAAGGTACCACAGAAAAAGGGCATTGTATCTGGCCACAATTGCGGCGCATTTGAAAAAGTCTGAATTTGTGGAAGAGATGGCTTTTCAATTTCACCATGGCACTACGACTATGCCGGTGCTGCTCTTGAAGCCAGCAG GCAAAGCAGGCAAACATTTCAAGGTGTGCCTTTTGCCCTACCCTTCCTCAAATGTGTTCAAGCTGAGCCGTTTCATCCCGCGTCGGAGCAACGTTCGTGCATCCTGGTTTTTTGGTTCGGACAACGACG GCCTGACAGAAGAACTGCCATCCCCATGCTACAACGCGAGTGTGCTCTCGGACTTACGGATGGTTGCCCTGAATGATTATTTCGTTGAGAAACTAGGGTCGCATCAAGCAGTGCAAGACGTTATTGTTCTTTTGAAACAATGGCTTCATAAGAGAGATCTTGATCAG GGATATGGCACATTTTCTGGCTTCCTAATCATGGCATACGTTGCCTACTTGCTTAAGAATCGCAAGATCAGCACAATGATGAGTTCGTATCAAGCCATGCGCTACGTTCTTCTCAGTTTAT CCCAATCAGACTGGATGGAGGAGCCAATTTCACTCTGCTCCGAGAGTCAGCAGAACCAGCCAACAATTGAAGAGTTTTCAGAACATTACCCTTTGGTTTTCGTTGATCCGTCGGGCTTCCTGAACTTGTGTGCACATACCTCAGTCGAGTCTTACCTGAGG gttaaacACGAAGCGCATTTGGCCATAACGTTCCTCGACTCGTGCTCTGCGGATAGCTTCCAGGCACTGTTTATGACACGTGTACCCTTCTACAGAACATTCGATTTGTTCATTCG GCTGGACAAAAGCGACATTGAAAGTGCCTTGGATAGCCTAACCCTTCGGGATCAACTGGCAGACGCTGATGGGAATGAATCGTACGTCGCAGCGCACGCCGTCTGTTCTATTTTACGTAGGGGCCTCAACAGAAGAATATCTCTGCTCTCTGCGCGGCTTACGGCATCACCTGAG TGGGGACTGAATGTGACACCTCCGGAACCAGAGGCTTGGGTGGACTTTGGCATAATTCTCAACTCCCCAGAGTGCTATAACTTGGTGGACAAAGGACCTCCCGCGGATGCTCCAGAAGCCCTAGAATTTCGAAACTTCTGGGGTGACCGGTCAGAGCTGCGAAGGTTTCAAGACGGCAGCATCTTGGAGGCTGTCGTCTGGAACGCGAAGTTGGCCTGTGAGCAACGCGAGATTGTGCTGAGCATCGTACGGTACTTACTACGACA GTATGTTCATGTGGAAGGTGTGACATGTGTGGGAGACTTCCTTGATCCCGTCTTGAGGTTGAGTAAAGTAACCTGGCCCCAGAGAGCACCGTACGGAACCGGAGAAGAGACTAATCTCATTGTCATAAAGACATACGATGAGTTTTCGAAGCAGCTACGGAAGCTGAGTGATCTGCCCCTCGAAGTCTCTTCAGTTCAAGGCATATCTGCAGTTCTGCGTTCTACTGAG GTCTTCCCACCTTTCAAGGGTGTCCTGAGCACGGACTTTGGCATGGCATATACAGTCGATGACAAATATTTATTACCCGTAGCAACTAAGGCGCATTTCCACCACTTGGTCATACCAGTAGAAG TTATCGTGCACATGGAAGCCAGCGGGAAGTGGCCTGATGACTTGGATGCTCTGCAACGTGTAAAGGCAGCCTTTCACATTGCATTGGCAAAAGAGTTGAAGCAACAGTGTTCCCTTCCAACACTCGTTCGTCCAGGGTATATCGACATCCTCAAG GAAGGGTTTGTCTTCCGGGTGCGCATTGCATGTCACAAGGAAATAACGTTGGCCAAAGTGCAAGTGACACCTGATGGTATGGTCAAGATGAAGGACACAGAGGCTAGTCTGCATTTGGAATACCTTACGGAGAGGCTACCCGGCCTCACAAGCTCTCTCCATGG CCTGCAACAGCAACACGGAACATTTGGCGCAGCATGCCGTCTGGCGAAACGTTGGGTTTCAGCCCAGTTCCTTTATGGCCACGTTCCGGACGAATGTGTAGAAATCCTCGTTGCATCAGTGTACCTCACGCCCGCTCCATATGCTGTTCCTAA CTCACCACGTGTGGCATTTCAACGGTTCTTGGCCCTTCTTGTGAACCATGATTGGAGCACGCAGCCCTTGATAGTTGACTTTGCTGACAAACTCACGA AGGAAAAGTGTGCAGAGGTGCAGTCTACCTTTATCAACTCCAGGAGCACACTGCCTGCCATGTTCATTACCACGCCATTTGACGGCAACCACCTTTCACCGTGGACGCGCCAAGCGCCCACGGGACAGATTCTGTGTCGACTCGTGGCCCTTGCTAAGGCGTCACTGCAAGTTTTGGAACAACAGATTTCCTGCCCGGTAGACATTGATGTGAAG CAAATCTTCCGCGCACCACTAGACCCCTACGACGTTTTGATTCACCTAGATGAAGCTAGAATACCGAACGTCTACCAGGGCGTCGACTACAGTGAAGGCGTATCCGTAAAGCCAGTGCTCAAACTGCTCTTCCCAGTGGTAGGCGTGGACGTGGTATCATGTTACGTTCAAGCTCTCAGG GACGCTTACGGTGACCTCGCCTTATTCTTCTACGACCACTACGGCGGAAAGTGCGTGGGGGTGCTCTGGAAGCCTAAGGCCTTTGAACCTCAACCATTCAAG ATATCTGCAGTGCCGGGACGTATGCTGAATGGAGAGGGCAAACTGATCCCAAATGTAGAAGCCATTTTGGAAGATTTTGGTGTGATAGGGCAAGGACTTGTCGCATCAGTCGAAGCCAGGACGAGCAAGTGGAAAATATAG
- the LOC135399273 gene encoding sorbitol dehydrogenase-like: MAANVGNDNLSAVLYQKNDLRLEQRVIPEPKDDEVQIRVHSVGICGSDVHYWVNGAIGDFIVRKPMVLGHETSGTVSKVGKNVKHLKPGDRVAIEPGVPCRTCEFCKTGRYNLCRDIFFCATPPDHGTLTRYYTHAADFCFKLPDNVSYEEGALLEPLSVAVHACRRANIRIGNTVLICGAGPIGLVNLVTAKAMGASQVIITDIVDHKLLTAQGLGADAVINVSEKSIDVIKRELVGVLGNLPDVTIECTGAEPSIRLGMLGTKSGGTLVLVGLGAPEIKVPLVDAAVREIDIRGIFRYANCYPTALAMISSGKVDVKPLVTHCFRLEETIEAFTVAKTGKGGAIKVMIKCDG; this comes from the exons ATGGCTGCAAATGTAGGAAACGATAACTTGTCAGCTGTTCTCTACCAAAAAAACGACCTACGCCTG GAACAGCGAGTCATTCCAGAGCCAAAAGATGATG AAGTGCAGATCAGGGTGCATTCTGTCGGCATTTGTGGCTCGGACGTGCACTACTGGGTTAATGGCGCCATCGGAGACTTTATCGTGAGGAAGCCCATGGTACTGGGTCACGAGACAAGTGGCACGGTGTCAAAAGTTGGGAAGAATGTGAAGCATCTCAAGCCAG GAGATAGGGTGGCAATAGAGCCTGGTGTACCATGCCGGACGTGCGAGTTCTGCAAGACTGGCCGATACAACTTGTGCCGGGACATTTTCTTCTGTGCCACTCCACCGGATCACGGAACGTTGACCAGATATTACACACACGCAGCTGACTTCTGCTTCAA GCTTCCCGACAATGTGTCTTATGAAGAAGGTGCATTGCTTGAACCACTTTCTGTGGCCGTGCATGCATGCAGGAGGGCAAACATTCGGATTGGCAACACTGTCCTAATATGTGGAGCAG GTCCCATAGGGCTCGTTAATCTTGTGACTGCCAAGGCAATGGGGGCAAGCCAAGTTATAATCACTG ATATTGTCGACCACAAGCTGCTCACTGCTCAAGGCCTGGGTGCGGACGCTGTCATCAATGTCAGCGAAAAATCTATAGACGTCATCAAGAGAGAACTCGTAGGCGTTCTCGGGAATTTGCCCGATGTCACGATAGAATGCACGGGCGCCGAACCCAGTATCAGGTTGGGAATGCTG GGTACCAAATCTGGAGGCACACTAGTGCTTGTTGGCTTGGGTGCCCCTGAAATCAAGGTCCCGTTGGTCGATGCGGCTGTTCGCGAAATTGACATCAGAGGGATCTTCCGCTATGCCAATTG CTACCCGACAGCACTGGCCATGATTTCATCCGGCAAGGTGGACGTGAAGCCACTTGTGACACATTGCTTCAGGCTGGAGGAAACCATTGAAGCTTTCACTGTTGCAAAGACAGGGAAGGGAGGTGCAATCAAAGTAATGATTAAGTGTGATGGCTGA